A part of Quatrionicoccus australiensis genomic DNA contains:
- a CDS encoding tetratricopeptide repeat protein: MNNPFLEIAELQFLQGDDAAVLRTARMGLALAPTHPELLEIAATCAERLGDDADAADCWSALFAANPAAVHALNSLALARERLGQPEAAEVAYRQALELLPDDANLHANLGLLLEKSGRLDAAETHQRQAMALAPDSAEIHSNLAALLARTGRETEAESLYRMAIRLDPAFATAHSNLGVLLVDTGREAEAEASFREALRLQPDYLQGRMNLAQLLLMQGRLAEGWPLYESRQQVYVEAGSGPAVHLPPCPQWQGEPLAGKSIVVLPEQGMGDEIQFVRYLAWLKDQGPARLTLVCRAAQKALLQTLAGPDVVLELGEAAPYLAAHDYWVFLLSLPLHAGTTLATLPATTPYLFADPQRHERFAPLLAGDGLRVGVVWRGNPLHSNDADRSLPGLETLAPLWAIAGVRFFSLQKSPLELPPLPAGQPLVDLGPQLGDFADTAAALAGLDLLVTVDTSVAHLAGALGVPCWVLLPAYKSDWRWQKGQSDSPWYPSLRLFWQTQRGDWASPVAEVAAALQDFLRARQIA; this comes from the coding sequence ATGAACAACCCCTTTCTCGAAATTGCCGAGTTGCAGTTCCTGCAGGGCGACGATGCGGCGGTTTTGCGCACGGCGCGGATGGGGCTGGCCCTGGCGCCGACGCATCCCGAATTGCTTGAAATCGCCGCGACCTGTGCGGAGCGTCTGGGTGACGACGCTGATGCCGCCGATTGCTGGTCGGCACTGTTTGCCGCCAATCCGGCGGCGGTGCATGCGCTGAACAGTCTGGCCCTGGCGCGCGAGCGGCTTGGCCAACCGGAGGCGGCCGAGGTGGCTTATCGCCAGGCGCTGGAACTGCTGCCGGACGATGCCAACCTGCATGCCAATCTCGGTTTGCTGCTGGAAAAATCCGGGCGTCTGGATGCGGCGGAGACTCACCAGCGGCAGGCCATGGCGTTGGCACCCGATTCGGCCGAGATTCATTCCAACCTGGCCGCGCTGCTGGCCCGCACCGGGCGCGAGACGGAGGCGGAAAGTCTCTACCGGATGGCGATCCGGCTCGATCCGGCGTTTGCCACGGCGCATTCGAATCTTGGCGTACTGCTTGTCGATACCGGGCGCGAGGCAGAGGCCGAGGCGAGTTTTCGCGAGGCCTTGCGTCTGCAGCCGGACTATCTGCAGGGGCGGATGAATCTTGCCCAGTTGTTGCTCATGCAGGGGCGTCTGGCGGAGGGCTGGCCGCTTTACGAAAGCCGGCAGCAGGTCTATGTCGAGGCGGGCAGCGGCCCGGCCGTGCATTTGCCGCCTTGCCCGCAATGGCAGGGCGAGCCGCTGGCCGGCAAGTCCATCGTCGTGCTGCCGGAGCAGGGGATGGGCGACGAGATCCAGTTCGTGCGCTATCTCGCCTGGCTGAAGGACCAAGGGCCGGCGCGCCTGACCCTGGTCTGCCGGGCGGCGCAGAAGGCCTTGCTGCAGACGCTGGCCGGGCCGGATGTCGTGCTTGAACTGGGCGAGGCGGCGCCGTATCTTGCCGCGCACGATTACTGGGTCTTCCTGCTCAGTTTGCCCTTGCACGCCGGCACGACGCTGGCGACGCTACCTGCGACAACGCCCTACCTGTTCGCCGATCCGCAGCGGCACGAGCGCTTCGCGCCGCTGTTGGCAGGCGATGGCCTGCGCGTGGGGGTTGTCTGGCGCGGCAACCCGCTGCACAGCAACGATGCCGATCGCTCGTTGCCCGGTCTGGAGACGCTGGCGCCGTTGTGGGCGATTGCCGGCGTGCGCTTCTTCAGCCTGCAGAAGAGTCCGCTCGAATTGCCGCCGCTTCCCGCCGGCCAGCCGCTGGTTGATCTCGGGCCGCAGCTTGGCGATTTTGCCGATACGGCGGCGGCGCTGGCCGGGCTCGACCTCCTGGTCACGGTCGATACCTCGGTCGCCCATCTCGCCGGTGCGCTCGGTGTGCCGTGCTGGGTGCTGCTCCCCGCCTACAAGTCCGACTGGCGCTGGCAGAAAGGGCAGAGCGACAGCCCGTGGTATCCGTCCCTGCGCCTGTTCTGGCAGACGCAGCGCGGCGACTGGGCGAGTCCGGTGGCTGAGGTCGCGGCGGCCCTGCAGGATTTCTTGCGCGCGAGACAGATCGCCTGA
- a CDS encoding LON peptidase substrate-binding domain-containing protein yields MMGWFDFSRTPSGPVVETMDIPLFPLQTVLFPGSVLPLKIFEQRYLDMAAACMKENKPFGICLIASGEETGPAAEPHPVGTLAEIGDWEMEQLGILQITARGGRRFRILEKRLGAAQLQEARVEIIADNGPLAMPAERQRLLPLLRRVVGDLGPERMPEPHHFDDAEWVGYRITEILPVQNLAKQKLLELEDPLARLEILEKFLDQRKLLG; encoded by the coding sequence ATGATGGGCTGGTTTGACTTTTCCCGCACGCCGTCCGGCCCCGTCGTCGAAACCATGGACATTCCGCTCTTCCCGCTGCAGACCGTGCTTTTCCCGGGCAGCGTGTTGCCGCTGAAGATTTTCGAGCAGCGCTATCTCGACATGGCCGCCGCCTGCATGAAGGAAAACAAGCCCTTCGGCATCTGCCTGATCGCCAGCGGCGAGGAAACCGGTCCGGCCGCCGAGCCGCACCCGGTCGGCACGCTGGCCGAGATCGGCGACTGGGAAATGGAACAGCTCGGCATCCTGCAGATCACCGCGCGCGGCGGGCGCCGCTTCCGCATCCTGGAAAAACGCCTGGGCGCTGCCCAGTTGCAGGAAGCGCGCGTCGAGATCATTGCCGACAACGGCCCGCTCGCCATGCCGGCCGAACGCCAGCGCCTGCTGCCGCTGCTGCGCCGCGTGGTCGGCGACCTCGGTCCGGAGCGCATGCCGGAGCCGCATCATTTCGATGACGCAGAATGGGTCGGCTACCGCATCACCGAGATCCTGCCCGTCCAGAACCTCGCCAAGCAGAAGCTGCTCGAACTCGAAGACCCGCTCGCCCGTCTCGAAATCCTGGAAAAATTCCTCGACCAGCGCAAGCTGCTCGGCTGA
- a CDS encoding flavin prenyltransferase UbiX yields the protein MPKTICLALTGASGMPYGLRLLECLLNAGCQVQLLYSQASQVVARQELDFELPSRPSEAKAALLARFPAVDAEKLAVFGREEWFAPVASGSNPPDAMVVCPCSMGTLAAIAQGLADNLIERAADVVLKEGRKLVLVPRETPFSAIHLENMLRLSRAGAVILPPSPGFYHHPQSVQDIVDFVVARVLDQIGVPHTLMQRWGE from the coding sequence ATGCCCAAGACCATCTGCCTTGCCCTGACCGGCGCCTCCGGCATGCCCTACGGCCTGCGCCTGCTGGAATGCCTGCTCAACGCCGGCTGCCAGGTGCAGTTGCTCTACTCGCAGGCCTCCCAGGTCGTCGCGCGGCAGGAACTGGATTTCGAACTGCCGTCACGACCGAGCGAGGCCAAGGCTGCCCTGCTCGCCCGCTTTCCAGCGGTCGACGCCGAAAAACTGGCCGTTTTCGGCCGCGAGGAATGGTTCGCGCCGGTCGCCTCCGGTTCCAACCCGCCCGACGCCATGGTCGTCTGCCCCTGCTCGATGGGCACGCTGGCCGCCATCGCCCAGGGCCTGGCCGACAATCTGATCGAACGCGCCGCCGACGTCGTCCTGAAGGAAGGCCGCAAGCTGGTGCTGGTTCCACGTGAAACGCCGTTCTCGGCCATCCACCTCGAAAACATGCTGCGCCTGTCACGCGCCGGCGCCGTCATCCTGCCGCCCAGCCCCGGCTTCTACCATCACCCGCAAAGCGTGCAGGACATCGTCGACTTCGTCGTCGCCCGCGTCCTCGACCAGATCGGCGTGCCGCACACCTTGATGCAACGCTGGGGCGAATGA
- a CDS encoding Gx transporter family protein, protein MTQIAVTAEDRRVAWLATAAVGLSLVDAAIPSPLPGVKPGLANIVTLVVLARYGWGTAVWVSGLRVLAGSLLLGYFLAPGFFLSLTGTTLSLLTLGLARHLPQRWFGPVSLSILAAFAHIGGQLLLARVWLIPHDGVFLLTPVFAGAALVFGTINGLIAAKLLAEPAPPEVR, encoded by the coding sequence ATGACTCAAATCGCGGTCACCGCCGAAGACCGTCGTGTCGCCTGGCTGGCCACGGCGGCGGTCGGCCTGTCGCTGGTCGATGCGGCGATCCCGTCGCCGCTGCCCGGCGTCAAGCCCGGCCTGGCCAATATCGTCACCCTTGTCGTGCTCGCGCGCTACGGCTGGGGTACGGCGGTCTGGGTCAGCGGCCTGCGCGTGCTGGCCGGCAGCCTGCTGCTCGGCTACTTCCTCGCGCCCGGCTTCTTCCTGTCGCTGACCGGCACGACGCTCAGCCTGCTCACGCTCGGCCTCGCCCGGCACCTGCCGCAACGCTGGTTCGGCCCGGTCAGCCTGTCGATTCTTGCCGCCTTCGCGCATATCGGCGGCCAGCTGCTGCTCGCCCGCGTCTGGCTGATCCCGCACGACGGCGTATTCCTGCTCACCCCAGTCTTTGCCGGCGCGGCGCTGGTCTTCGGCACCATCAACGGCCTGATCGCGGCTAAACTGCTGGCTGAACCCGCCCCACCGGAAGTCCGCTAA
- a CDS encoding NusG domain II-containing protein, with protein MHWLNLLRPGDWLVMLLGAVAVGGSIPLFWQGGMAERAIIRQEGQIFAEVDLRSRKQFEVSGPLGTTLIAVEPGRARVVSDPGPRQYCVKQGWLMRPGEIAICAPNRVSVQIAGRTKVYDSISY; from the coding sequence ATGCACTGGCTGAACCTGCTCCGCCCCGGCGACTGGCTGGTCATGCTGCTCGGCGCCGTGGCCGTCGGCGGCAGCATTCCGCTCTTCTGGCAGGGCGGCATGGCCGAGCGCGCGATCATTCGCCAGGAGGGTCAGATCTTTGCCGAAGTCGATCTGCGCAGCCGCAAACAATTCGAGGTCAGCGGCCCGCTCGGCACGACGCTGATCGCCGTCGAACCCGGCCGTGCCCGCGTTGTTTCCGATCCCGGACCGCGCCAATATTGTGTCAAGCAGGGCTGGCTGATGCGCCCCGGCGAAATCGCCATCTGCGCCCCGAACCGCGTCAGCGTCCAGATTGCCGGCAGGACCAAGGTCTATGACTCGATCAGTTACTGA
- the rapZ gene encoding RNase adapter RapZ → MELILISGLSGSGKSVALHLLEDAGYYCVDNLPVSMLTVLVGMLKEEQIAKVAVAIDARSGHGIELLPEKLQKLTESGTRHNFLFLHANQETLLKRYSESRRRHPLATADQTLEEAIRAERDMLTPISDLGHRIDTSGLKANALREWVRQFIEAEPGQGLTLMFESFGFKHGLPLDADLVFDVRCLPNPHYDTELRPLTGRDQPVIDFLEGETEVRRMRDDISRFVSNWLPAYIRDNRNYLTVAIGCTGGQHRSVYIAEWLGRQFARQARVLVRHRTLAG, encoded by the coding sequence ATGGAACTCATTCTCATCAGCGGCCTTTCCGGCTCCGGCAAGTCGGTCGCCCTGCACCTGCTCGAAGATGCCGGCTACTACTGCGTCGACAACCTGCCGGTGTCGATGCTGACGGTCTTGGTCGGCATGCTCAAGGAAGAACAGATCGCCAAGGTGGCGGTTGCCATCGATGCCCGCTCCGGGCATGGCATCGAACTTCTGCCGGAAAAGCTGCAAAAGCTGACCGAAAGCGGAACGCGCCACAATTTCCTGTTCCTGCACGCCAATCAGGAGACGCTGCTCAAGCGCTACTCCGAATCGCGCCGCCGTCATCCGCTGGCCACCGCCGACCAGACGCTGGAAGAAGCGATCCGCGCCGAGCGCGACATGCTGACGCCGATTTCCGATCTCGGTCACCGCATCGACACCAGCGGCCTGAAAGCCAATGCCCTGCGCGAATGGGTGCGCCAGTTCATCGAAGCCGAACCCGGCCAGGGCCTGACCCTGATGTTCGAATCCTTCGGTTTCAAGCACGGCCTGCCCCTTGATGCCGATCTCGTCTTCGACGTGCGCTGCCTGCCCAACCCGCATTACGACACCGAACTGCGCCCGCTCACCGGGCGTGACCAGCCGGTCATCGACTTTCTCGAGGGCGAAACGGAAGTCCGCCGCATGCGCGACGACATCAGCCGCTTCGTCAGCAACTGGCTGCCCGCCTACATCCGCGACAACCGCAATTACCTGACCGTGGCCATCGGCTGCACCGGCGGCCAGCATCGTTCGGTCTACATCGCCGAATGGCTGGGCCGCCAGTTTGCCCGGCAGGCCCGCGTCCTCGTCCGCCACCGTACGCTGGCCGGCTGA
- a CDS encoding M20 aminoacylase family protein, which translates to MPPTLPLLELPFLAELTAQRRDIHAHPELAFDENRTSELVARELERYGLLVHRGIARTGVVGVLRAGTSARMIGLRADMDALPLCELNEFPHHSKHQGKMHACGHDGHTAMLLGAARYLAANPDFDGTAVFIFQPAEESEGGAAVMIEDGLFERFPVEAVFGLHNWPGIPVGEMMAMPGPVMAGTCAFEIFVRGHGCHAAMPHQGVDSIVAGAQLVQALQTVVSRTLHPCESAVVSVTQFHAGEAWNIIPEEVVLRGTIRSFKPEVQEGVERAIERLCSGIAAANGAQISVHFDHRYPPTVNSPAEAKFCQDVARSVFGQERVLTDILPSMGAEDFAYMLREKPGCYVWLGNGPGTGGCTLHNPHYDFNDELLTLGVSYWVRLVQQAMPKA; encoded by the coding sequence ATGCCCCCGACCCTTCCCCTGCTCGAATTGCCCTTTCTTGCCGAGTTGACCGCCCAGCGGCGCGACATCCACGCCCATCCGGAGCTGGCCTTCGACGAGAATCGGACCTCCGAACTGGTCGCCCGCGAACTCGAACGTTACGGCCTGCTAGTGCATCGCGGCATCGCCAGGACCGGCGTCGTCGGCGTATTGCGCGCCGGTACATCGGCCAGGATGATCGGCCTGCGTGCCGACATGGACGCACTGCCGCTCTGCGAACTCAACGAGTTTCCGCATCATTCGAAACACCAGGGCAAGATGCACGCCTGCGGCCACGACGGGCATACCGCGATGCTGCTCGGCGCGGCGCGCTATCTCGCAGCAAATCCCGACTTTGACGGCACCGCCGTGTTCATCTTCCAGCCGGCCGAGGAGTCGGAAGGCGGGGCTGCGGTGATGATCGAGGACGGCCTGTTCGAGCGTTTTCCGGTCGAGGCGGTGTTCGGCCTGCACAACTGGCCGGGCATTCCGGTCGGCGAGATGATGGCGATGCCGGGCCCGGTGATGGCCGGTACCTGTGCCTTCGAGATTTTCGTGCGCGGGCACGGTTGCCATGCCGCGATGCCGCATCAGGGGGTCGACTCCATCGTCGCCGGCGCGCAACTGGTGCAGGCGCTGCAGACCGTGGTCAGCCGCACGCTGCATCCCTGCGAGTCGGCCGTGGTCAGCGTCACGCAATTCCATGCCGGCGAGGCCTGGAACATCATTCCGGAAGAGGTGGTCCTGCGTGGCACCATCCGCAGTTTCAAGCCCGAGGTGCAGGAGGGTGTCGAGCGCGCCATCGAGCGCTTGTGCAGCGGCATTGCCGCAGCCAACGGCGCGCAGATCTCGGTGCATTTCGATCATCGCTATCCGCCGACGGTCAACAGTCCGGCCGAGGCAAAATTCTGTCAGGACGTTGCCCGATCTGTGTTTGGACAAGAGCGTGTGCTCACTGACATCCTGCCATCGATGGGTGCCGAGGACTTCGCTTACATGCTGCGCGAAAAGCCGGGCTGCTACGTCTGGCTCGGCAACGGGCCGGGCACCGGTGGCTGCACGCTGCACAATCCGCACTACGATTTCAACGACGAACTGCTGACGCTCGGGGTCAGCTACTGGGTGCGCCTGGTGCAACAGGCCATGCCCAAGGCCTGA
- a CDS encoding helix-hairpin-helix domain-containing protein, producing MHPAKVDRCRLGQLTDLPNIGPACAADLRLIGIAAPADLAGRDPYAMYAQLCAVTGHRHDPCVIDVFISITRFMAGEAAQPWWAYSAERKRRLASG from the coding sequence ATGCATCCGGCGAAGGTCGACCGGTGCCGGCTCGGTCAACTGACCGATTTGCCCAATATTGGTCCGGCCTGCGCCGCCGATCTGCGCCTGATCGGCATCGCTGCGCCGGCTGATCTTGCCGGGCGCGACCCCTACGCCATGTATGCGCAGCTTTGCGCCGTGACCGGGCACCGACACGACCCTTGCGTGATCGATGTCTTCATCTCGATCACGCGCTTCATGGCCGGCGAAGCGGCGCAGCCCTGGTGGGCATACAGCGCCGAGCGCAAGCGCCGCTTGGCTTCCGGTTAA
- a CDS encoding methyl-accepting chemotaxis protein produces MSFRNRLLLGMTLIMAAFITAIVVAYGGLRSSSTQFGAFLDGVGSLNQGYREMYAQGLQMGQALRNIVLDPANPKAFENLEKARKDFAAARDTASRAAATVDGFASSVSRLEPLASAQADAQKVVMEALRSGRLDEAKTLINSKETPAWRALKKALLDDIETLQKLTETHRSEVTSQIEREQKIILGLALLAVAIGIGSVVTTLAYVRRELGGEPAYARQVANAVATGDLTQPISLLGNDRDSLLAALAAMQEHLRQLVGTLSGHARDVDQTARQVADATDLVAAGSTQQLQLASAMVGNTENLTGSLHDVMSAVSEAERIVAESGSISDSGAALAGKTALETEAMAESVRATASHIQELGAQSVQINSILGVISEIASQTNLLALNAAIEAARAGEQGRGFAVVADEVRKLAERTTQSTAEISAMVDRIRNGTQRAVEGMESGLLQVGHSVELSHQAREAFNRMNASSLEVSQVVQRISQAIDVESQTERAILSHVEQVQALIEQNDRAMRDVVGSAGRLKNVSGALGQSVARFRV; encoded by the coding sequence ATGAGTTTCCGTAACCGGCTGCTGCTCGGCATGACACTGATCATGGCCGCCTTCATCACTGCCATTGTCGTCGCCTACGGCGGCCTGCGCTCCTCCTCCACCCAGTTCGGGGCCTTTCTCGACGGGGTCGGCAGCCTCAATCAGGGTTACCGCGAAATGTATGCGCAAGGCCTGCAGATGGGTCAGGCATTGCGCAATATCGTGCTCGACCCGGCCAATCCGAAAGCCTTCGAAAATCTCGAAAAGGCGCGCAAGGATTTCGCCGCGGCGCGCGATACGGCCAGCCGGGCCGCCGCCACCGTCGACGGCTTCGCCAGTTCGGTGAGCCGTCTGGAACCACTCGCCAGCGCCCAGGCCGATGCCCAGAAAGTGGTCATGGAAGCGCTCAGGAGTGGGCGTCTTGACGAAGCCAAAACCCTGATCAACAGTAAGGAAACGCCAGCCTGGCGCGCCCTCAAGAAAGCCCTGCTCGATGATATCGAGACGCTGCAGAAGCTCACCGAAACCCATCGCAGCGAAGTCACCAGCCAGATCGAACGCGAGCAGAAAATCATCCTCGGCCTTGCCCTGCTCGCCGTGGCGATCGGTATCGGCAGCGTCGTCACGACGCTCGCCTATGTCCGCCGCGAACTCGGGGGCGAGCCGGCTTACGCCCGCCAGGTAGCCAATGCCGTGGCAACCGGCGACCTGACCCAGCCGATCAGCCTGCTGGGCAACGACCGCGACAGCCTGCTCGCCGCCCTCGCCGCCATGCAGGAACACCTGCGCCAGCTGGTCGGCACCCTGTCCGGCCACGCCCGTGATGTAGACCAGACCGCCCGCCAGGTCGCCGATGCCACCGATCTGGTCGCCGCCGGCAGTACGCAACAACTGCAACTGGCCAGCGCCATGGTCGGCAATACAGAAAACCTGACCGGCAGCCTGCACGACGTAATGAGCGCCGTCAGCGAAGCCGAGCGCATCGTTGCCGAATCGGGCAGCATCTCGGACAGCGGTGCCGCCCTGGCCGGTAAAACAGCGCTCGAAACCGAAGCGATGGCCGAGTCGGTACGCGCGACCGCCAGCCATATCCAGGAACTCGGCGCCCAGTCGGTGCAGATCAACTCGATTCTCGGCGTCATTTCCGAAATTGCCAGCCAGACCAACCTGCTCGCCCTCAATGCCGCCATTGAAGCCGCCCGCGCCGGCGAACAGGGGCGCGGCTTTGCCGTGGTGGCCGATGAGGTGCGCAAGCTGGCCGAGCGCACGACGCAATCGACCGCCGAAATTTCCGCCATGGTCGACCGCATCCGCAACGGCACCCAGCGCGCCGTCGAAGGCATGGAATCAGGATTGCTGCAGGTCGGCCATAGCGTCGAACTGTCGCATCAGGCGCGCGAGGCCTTCAATCGCATGAACGCCAGCTCGCTCGAAGTCAGCCAGGTCGTGCAACGCATTTCGCAGGCGATTGATGTCGAAAGTCAGACCGAACGAGCCATCCTGTCGCATGTCGAACAGGTGCAGGCTTTGATCGAGCAGAACGACCGGGCAATGCGCGACGTGGTCGGCTCGGCCGGCCGCCTGAAAAACGTCTCGGGCGCCCTCGGCCAGTCGGTTGCCCGCTTCCGGGTTTAA
- a CDS encoding DJ-1/PfpI family protein: MAAQKILMLTGDYTEDYETMVPFQALLMVGHTVHAVCPGKKAGQQVRTAIHDFEGDQTYSEKPGHNFTLNASFDEIRVEDYDALVIPGGRAPEYLRLNPQVIAAVQHFANTNKPIAAICHGAQLLAAARVLAGRACSAYLL, encoded by the coding sequence ATGGCAGCGCAGAAAATCCTCATGCTCACCGGTGACTACACCGAAGACTACGAAACCATGGTGCCCTTCCAGGCGCTACTGATGGTCGGCCATACGGTCCACGCCGTCTGCCCGGGCAAAAAAGCCGGCCAGCAGGTGCGCACCGCGATCCACGACTTCGAGGGCGACCAGACCTATTCCGAGAAGCCGGGCCACAACTTCACGCTCAATGCCAGCTTCGACGAAATCAGGGTCGAGGACTACGACGCGCTGGTCATTCCCGGTGGCCGCGCCCCGGAATACCTGCGCCTCAACCCGCAGGTGATCGCCGCCGTGCAGCATTTTGCCAATACCAACAAGCCGATTGCCGCAATCTGCCACGGCGCCCAACTGCTCGCGGCGGCCAGGGTGCTGGCTGGACGCGCGTGCAGCGCCTACCTTTTGTGA
- a CDS encoding MBL fold metallo-hydrolase has protein sequence MKPGLPDSLLVLERGWLSANNILCFDGPEATLVDSGYVTHAAQTVELVGQALAGRRLKKLINTHSHSDHIGGNAALQVAHGCEIVVPAGLHAVIADWDENALLLSPLGQQGGRFQHDSLLAPGDRFAMGGLNWQALAVPGHDMEALAYYNPERRILISGDALWENGFGVIFPELLGEADGIASTRATLEMLARLPIDIVIPGHGSPFATVDLAFERAFRRLDSFAASIDKLAWHAIKVITSFAMMEKRRLREADFAGFILGLPFAVDVNQRYLDLPEDLLCERLERELLLVGALQLEDGWLSAA, from the coding sequence ATGAAGCCCGGCCTGCCGGACTCGCTGCTCGTCCTCGAGCGCGGCTGGCTGTCGGCCAACAACATCCTGTGTTTTGACGGGCCGGAAGCGACGCTGGTCGACAGCGGCTATGTCACGCATGCGGCGCAGACGGTCGAACTGGTCGGGCAGGCGCTGGCCGGTCGACGCCTGAAAAAACTGATAAATACCCACTCGCACTCCGACCACATCGGCGGCAACGCGGCGCTGCAAGTTGCCCATGGCTGCGAAATCGTCGTGCCGGCCGGCTTGCATGCGGTGATTGCCGACTGGGACGAAAACGCCCTGCTCCTCTCGCCGCTCGGGCAGCAAGGCGGCCGCTTCCAGCACGACAGCCTGCTCGCACCGGGCGACCGGTTCGCCATGGGCGGCCTGAACTGGCAAGCGCTGGCCGTGCCCGGCCACGACATGGAAGCGCTCGCCTACTACAACCCGGAACGGCGCATCCTGATCTCCGGCGATGCGCTCTGGGAAAACGGCTTCGGCGTCATCTTCCCGGAACTGCTCGGCGAGGCCGACGGTATCGCCAGCACGCGGGCGACGCTGGAAATGCTCGCCCGCCTGCCGATCGACATCGTCATTCCCGGCCACGGCAGCCCGTTCGCAACGGTCGACCTCGCTTTCGAGCGCGCTTTCCGCCGCCTCGACAGCTTCGCCGCCAGCATCGACAAACTGGCCTGGCATGCGATCAAGGTCATTACCTCCTTCGCGATGATGGAGAAACGCCGCCTGCGCGAGGCGGATTTTGCCGGCTTCATCCTCGGCCTGCCCTTTGCCGTCGACGTGAACCAACGCTACCTCGACCTGCCGGAAGACCTGCTGTGCGAGCGCCTCGAGCGCGAGCTGCTGCTGGTCGGCGCGCTGCAACTCGAAGACGGCTGGCTAAGCGCCGCCTGA
- a CDS encoding DUF1289 domain-containing protein, giving the protein MDNLEDLYPCVGICELDPDSGYCLGCGRPPLGEPQSDAAGSSPVDTPSPADHAPDTPA; this is encoded by the coding sequence ATGGATAACCTGGAAGACCTCTACCCCTGCGTCGGCATCTGCGAGCTCGACCCCGATTCCGGCTACTGCCTGGGCTGCGGCCGGCCACCGCTGGGCGAACCGCAAAGCGATGCGGCCGGCAGTTCGCCGGTAGATACCCCCTCTCCCGCCGACCACGCTCCGGATACGCCGGCATGA
- a CDS encoding DUF1289 domain-containing protein, translating into MLASPCINLCKMDAQSGLCLGCHRTIDEITCWSRSDDAGRALILAAVARRREQAGAATNHCPTKSHG; encoded by the coding sequence ATGCTTGCTTCCCCCTGTATCAACCTCTGCAAGATGGATGCGCAGAGCGGCCTCTGTCTGGGCTGCCACCGCACCATCGACGAAATCACGTGCTGGTCGCGCAGCGACGATGCCGGTCGCGCGCTGATTCTGGCCGCCGTCGCCCGCCGCCGCGAGCAAGCCGGTGCCGCTACCAACCATTGCCCAACGAAATCCCATGGATAA
- a CDS encoding hydroxymethylglutaryl-CoA lyase → MNLPGKVKIVEVGPRDGLQNEKQVVPTEIKIELIERLAEAGLPVIEATSFVSPKWVPQMGDNTAVMQGIRRRPGTVYPVLTPNLQGFDAAVQAGATEVAIFGAASESFSRKNINCSISESLKRFEPIVSAASALEIRVRGYVSCVVGCPYEGDIAPEQAASVARTLFDMGCYEVSLGDTIGVGNPASVSRMIEACARKIPVEHLAGHYHDTYGMAIANIYASLQLGMATFDSSLAGLGGCPYAKGASGNVATEDVVYLLSSLGIETGINLATLAAVGDWISSTINRPNGAKAGRAICAKNAE, encoded by the coding sequence ATGAATCTCCCCGGCAAAGTCAAAATCGTCGAAGTCGGCCCGCGCGACGGGCTGCAGAATGAAAAGCAGGTCGTCCCGACCGAAATCAAGATCGAGCTGATCGAGCGTCTCGCCGAGGCCGGGCTGCCGGTCATCGAGGCGACTTCCTTCGTGTCGCCGAAATGGGTGCCGCAGATGGGCGACAACACGGCAGTGATGCAGGGCATCCGCCGCCGGCCCGGTACGGTCTACCCGGTTTTGACGCCTAATTTGCAGGGTTTCGATGCGGCCGTGCAGGCGGGGGCTACGGAAGTCGCCATTTTTGGCGCCGCCTCCGAGAGTTTTTCCCGGAAAAACATCAATTGCTCGATTTCCGAGAGCCTGAAACGCTTTGAACCCATCGTTTCTGCGGCCAGCGCCCTGGAAATCCGCGTCCGCGGCTATGTTTCCTGCGTCGTCGGCTGCCCCTACGAGGGCGACATCGCACCCGAGCAGGCGGCCAGCGTTGCCCGCACCCTGTTCGACATGGGCTGCTACGAAGTGTCGCTGGGCGATACCATCGGCGTCGGCAACCCGGCCAGTGTCAGCCGCATGATCGAGGCCTGTGCGCGCAAAATTCCGGTCGAGCACCTCGCCGGGCACTACCACGACACCTACGGCATGGCGATTGCCAATATTTACGCCTCGCTGCAGCTCGGCATGGCGACTTTCGACAGCTCGCTGGCCGGGCTGGGTGGTTGTCCCTACGCCAAAGGTGCCTCCGGCAATGTCGCAACGGAAGACGTTGTCTATTTATTAAGCAGCCTGGGCATTGAAACCGGCATCAATCTCGCTACACTGGCGGCTGTCGGTGACTGGATTTCCAGCACCATCAATCGCCCGAACGGTGCCAAGGCCGGCCGGGCCATCTGCGCCAAGAATGCCGAGTGA